DNA sequence from the Cucumis melo cultivar AY chromosome 6, USDA_Cmelo_AY_1.0, whole genome shotgun sequence genome:
TTAATTTGTCatttattactttttaaaaaaattaaaattgttatattttagCCACTTTTATTTGTATCTATAATACCTTTCTCAATTGTATAGGTTTTATGAAAACGTTTTGGAAAACTTTTTTtctcattattactattattgttattattgtcaTATTAtcatattgttattattatcaaaTTAAATTGTAAGGATAATATAATTGAAAAGGTATATTGAATCAATTTTTTGTGTAAATATATTAGCCCATttcatataaaattttatatacatctagcttaaataaatatatctaAGTATATAATTGTCCACACAAAATAAATTATCCCTAACAAATGATGATTTATATCGTTAAATTATacaaataacttttttttttttgaaaaattataatagataacaatttttagaataattattaaatatgtagcaatattttttaaaaattataaatatagcaaagtttatcgatgatagacttatatggttgatagactcttatagtttatcagtgatagaccaacatttgctacatggtctatcagatgatagacttgtatcattgatagattttgacagattttactatatttgcaattttttttaaaatgttgctacatacttaattattttgaatataattgctacatttgcaattatctttttttttggtcaataacaacttttatacttgaattaaaataatttcattttaatcCTTGAAAAAGTAAAACATTATTAAATGACATATATCGATATAGCTTATTAGAAGATATACATAATATTAAAGTAAAACCTAAATCGAACTATATAGATGTTCAAAATCATTGCCACCAACCATTCATACTTATAtatcatttaaaattttcacGTAAAATATTGACCAGTAGTTTAAGGTTTTAAAATTgattcataatatatatatatatatatatatatatatatatatatagtttattttattttgcaaTCTATAGAAAGCACGAGTTTTATGTTTTGGATGCTTAATTATCGATGGTTAAAAGTAAAATTTGTATGCTTACTTTCTTCTTACCCACTGAAacatgaaaattaaaatataaatatgtatatatattttataacaaaTGTGCCACGTCAGGTACACCCaattctttctctttttattgTTTTGGAGAAGGTATAATAACACTTTCAGAAACGTTTCCCAAAAAGAGTCTGGAGGCTGTGCACGATCAGTTACCGCCATAACCTTATAAAAACCCACACATCATTTAATCCCCTCACCATCCTTCTCTTCTCCCTAACGCTCTTCTAAACATGGACACGCCTCCCTCGCCGTTCTTCTTGCTGCTGTTGCCTCTCTCTTTCCTCGCCGTCGTCTGCTCTGCTGTCTTGCCGGCTCCCATTACTTTGGACCCAGAAGTTGCTCCATCGTCCCTTCCCATCCACTACATCCAGGTCCGCGTTTCAACTCTCTTTCTATTCTCAAACCTCACTTTTCTAATTTTGTATTTCAACTTTTCTGTAatattcttctctttgtttctttcGTGTTGCGAAGGAAGTCGGAAGCTGCTCTTACTACGTCACCGTTGCAACAAGCTGTGCATCTCCTTCATCCATCGCTAGCGAAATCGGTGTTCTCTTTGGAGATACTTATGGAAATcaggttttctttcttttctatctCTTTCAGTTTTTTCGGAGAGATGAAATTTCCGGCCGTTTAGGGATTAGAAATTATCGAATGTGAAATAGTAGGGTTTTAATTTATGAACTCCAGGGTTATTTTATTTCCCCAAATTAAGTCAAGGTCATGCGTTCTGTTTCTAGTCTCACTCCAGGATGATTTTCGCCCGAATTGAATATTAAACTTCAGATTAtgataatttttattttgttttgttgatCAAACTCTGAATCTAAATAGATTGATCTTATTCCACGGGATTTTTGTTTTGTGTTTGATTGAATGATTTCACAAATTGATAATAGATAATCGAGAAGAAGTTGAGTAATGGAGACAAGGTGTTTGGTAGTTGTAAGACAGATAGCTTTGTTCTGAAGGATCGACCCTGCATTGTCCAAATCAGTTATATGTATATCTATAAGGATGGGGATGACGATTGGCTTCCCAACTCTGTTGAAATCTCTGGCTCTGGAATCAATCCCCTTCTGTTTATCTTCAAATCCTCCATCCCAACAAACACTTGGTTTGGCTTCGATTTGCGTCAATATACTTTCCCGCCGCCGCCACCCTCCGTCTTCCCTGCCCCACCTCTTCCCTGGTtgtctcctcctcctcctccctaTCCCACGGTACCACCGCCGGAGCCAGTTTTTCCACCACCGCCTCCTCCACCAAAGCCAGTTCTTCCCCCGCCGCCCCCGCCTGCTCATCCTACTCCTCCATCGTCCTCCAGCAAGATCTCAGGTCAGAAATCGGGTATGGTGTCTGTGATTTTGGGATTGTTGACTGCTCTTCTATGATTCTGCAGCAGCTGTTTGGTTTGTGTAGTAGGTAGATTTTGTAGCGGTGGGTGGGTGATGATGTTTTGTTGAAGTTTCTTCCCCCCATTTCATCATGTTGTAGGGAGTtctgtgtaagctttcaaagcTCTAGTGAAACCTTTGTCTTT
Encoded proteins:
- the LOC103484013 gene encoding embryo-specific protein ATS3B-like gives rise to the protein MDTPPSPFFLLLLPLSFLAVVCSAVLPAPITLDPEVAPSSLPIHYIQEVGSCSYYVTVATSCASPSSIASEIGVLFGDTYGNQIIEKKLSNGDKVFGSCKTDSFVLKDRPCIVQISYMYIYKDGDDDWLPNSVEISGSGINPLLFIFKSSIPTNTWFGFDLRQYTFPPPPPSVFPAPPLPWLSPPPPPYPTVPPPEPVFPPPPPPPKPVLPPPPPPAHPTPPSSSSKISGQKSGMVSVILGLLTALL